A single region of the Candidatus Tanganyikabacteria bacterium genome encodes:
- a CDS encoding heavy metal translocating P-type ATPase metal-binding domain-containing protein, whose translation MTQGEVVRGPLSGPAHAPPPCFHCGLPATAGIRAELAGRAGPFCCRGCLAVAEAIVAAVGLE comes from the coding sequence ATGACGCAGGGCGAAGTCGTGCGAGGGCCGCTTTCAGGGCCTGCGCATGCCCCGCCGCCCTGCTTCCACTGCGGCCTGCCCGCGACCGCCGGCATCCGGGCCGAACTCGCGGGCCGCGCCGGCCCCTTCTGCTGCCGCGGCTGCCTGGCCGTCGCCGAGGCCATCGTGGCCGCCGTCGGCCTGGAGT